In Deinococcus proteolyticus MRP, a single genomic region encodes these proteins:
- a CDS encoding shikimate kinase, producing the protein MNHAGLIERPVTWVALAGFMGTGKSRVGWELARALALHYVDTDKLIAKVAGKSIPQMFDEEGEDYFRACEREVVARVSRLDHAVISLGGGTFIHEHNRRFLLERGPVVVLWASPETVYQRTRHSDRPLLQVPDPLSRIRHMMSERQPHYQQGTIHVHSDGRPSEEVVEEVIEQLWRWNERQAAADHAPTEYESLRHGTD; encoded by the coding sequence ATGAATCATGCTGGCCTGATTGAACGCCCCGTCACCTGGGTGGCGCTGGCGGGCTTTATGGGCACCGGCAAGAGCCGCGTGGGCTGGGAGCTGGCCCGCGCCCTGGCCCTGCACTATGTGGATACCGACAAACTGATTGCCAAAGTGGCCGGCAAGAGCATCCCCCAGATGTTTGACGAGGAGGGAGAAGACTACTTCCGTGCCTGCGAGCGCGAAGTGGTGGCCCGAGTCAGCCGCCTGGACCACGCCGTGATTAGCCTGGGCGGGGGCACCTTTATCCACGAACACAACCGCCGGTTCCTGCTAGAGCGCGGCCCGGTGGTGGTGCTATGGGCCAGTCCGGAAACGGTGTATCAGCGGACCCGGCACTCCGACCGGCCGCTGCTGCAGGTGCCCGACCCTTTGTCGCGCATCCGCCACATGATGAGCGAGCGCCAGCCGCACTATCAGCAGGGAACCATTCACGTCCACAGTGACGGCCGCCCGTCCGAAGAAGTCGTGGAGGAAGTGATCGAGCAGCTGTGGCGGTGGAATGAGCGGCAGGCGGCTGCAGACCATGCCCCCACCGAATATGAAAGTCTGAGGCATGGGACCGACTGA